One window from the genome of Pirellulales bacterium encodes:
- a CDS encoding DUF1592 domain-containing protein, with protein sequence MLDKSANAAKNQFSPSRYHRLVGSLLGMLCGGLLLWGNSDLLDSSKGIARGEESSPASATTAQLSAEVPGKVVPFIKKYCVDCHAGKEAEAGIDLEKTTTGEQLLRERRVWRTVASKLRNREMPPSDHDTQPAEGESDHAAALIEGLLKSSLADAPIDPGRVTIRRLNRAEYNNTIRDLVGVDFRPAEDFPSDDVGYGFDNIGDVLAMPPILLEKYFLAAEKIMDRAIVVPDPAKMYTNRMTGAKLTADNGGRVPESEAHLLTSDGAVRGDFNFPTPGEYQVRIEAWGDQAGPDPARMSLKIDDKALKTWDVANDRFKPRVFQIQQEFSAGNKRLAVSFDNDYYLPKNDDPKKGGDRNLIIHWVEVRGPLGLDESTLPATHKQILFVTPPKLQPEDLNKPRKRIVTLKKDPEKAAAEKASAERRKARRDAAEKIIDRFASRAFRRPATSDELERLLKIWETVEEDKQPFERGIQLACTAVLVSPHFLYRIELDPKPDDPNFVYELNDFELATRLSYFLWNSMPDDELFALAEKGALRQGNNLAAQVKRMMRDRKAQALVDNFGGQWLQTRRLADVQFDTTKYSAFDDQLRAAMQKETTLFFATLLVEDRSVLEFLDADFTFLNERLALHYGFPGIAGDHFRRVDLSADNPLAARRGGLLGMAGILALNSNPTRTSPVKRGKWIMETLLGTPPPPAPPEVPKLEDDKEDQGPLVGTLKQRMEQHRANPMCASCHRQMDSMGFGLENFDALGAWREQDGTEAIDASGVLPGNVKFSGPVELKQILKSKKELFVRCLTEKMLTYAVGRGLEEYDEVTVDRIAAAMASQDYRFSALLTEIVNSAPFQQKRGAGVRP encoded by the coding sequence ATGCTGGATAAATCCGCCAACGCCGCCAAAAACCAGTTTTCTCCTAGCCGTTATCACCGGCTGGTTGGCAGCCTCTTGGGCATGTTGTGTGGCGGGTTGTTGTTGTGGGGAAACAGCGACTTACTAGATTCCAGTAAAGGAATAGCCAGGGGAGAGGAATCCTCCCCGGCATCCGCCACGACCGCGCAATTGTCGGCCGAGGTTCCCGGCAAAGTCGTGCCGTTTATTAAAAAATATTGCGTGGACTGCCACGCGGGAAAGGAGGCCGAAGCGGGGATCGATCTGGAAAAAACAACCACGGGCGAGCAACTGCTGCGGGAACGACGGGTCTGGCGAACGGTGGCCAGTAAACTGCGCAACCGCGAAATGCCCCCCAGCGATCACGACACCCAACCCGCCGAAGGGGAAAGCGATCACGCCGCCGCCTTGATTGAGGGATTGTTAAAAAGCTCTTTGGCGGACGCCCCGATCGATCCGGGCCGCGTCACCATTCGCCGTTTGAATCGCGCCGAATACAACAACACCATTCGCGATCTCGTGGGCGTTGACTTTCGCCCGGCGGAAGATTTTCCCAGCGACGACGTCGGCTATGGGTTTGACAACATCGGCGATGTCCTGGCGATGCCGCCGATCCTCCTGGAAAAGTATTTTTTGGCGGCCGAGAAAATCATGGATCGGGCGATTGTCGTTCCCGATCCGGCCAAGATGTACACCAACCGGATGACCGGGGCGAAGCTGACCGCGGACAACGGCGGGCGGGTGCCCGAATCCGAAGCCCATCTGCTGACATCGGACGGCGCGGTGCGGGGCGATTTTAATTTTCCCACGCCGGGCGAATACCAGGTTCGTATCGAGGCCTGGGGAGACCAGGCCGGTCCCGATCCGGCGCGGATGTCGCTCAAGATTGATGACAAAGCGCTAAAGACCTGGGACGTGGCGAATGATCGCTTTAAACCACGGGTGTTTCAAATCCAGCAAGAGTTTTCCGCGGGAAATAAGCGGCTGGCGGTTTCCTTTGACAATGATTACTACTTGCCAAAAAATGACGATCCCAAAAAAGGGGGAGACCGCAACCTGATCATCCATTGGGTGGAGGTGCGGGGTCCGTTAGGGCTAGACGAGTCCACGCTCCCGGCGACGCACAAGCAAATTTTATTTGTGACGCCGCCAAAGTTACAGCCCGAGGATCTGAATAAGCCGCGTAAGCGGATTGTCACATTAAAAAAAGATCCCGAAAAGGCCGCCGCCGAAAAAGCGAGCGCTGAACGCCGCAAAGCCCGTCGCGACGCGGCGGAAAAAATCATCGACCGGTTTGCGTCCCGCGCGTTTCGCCGGCCGGCGACCAGCGATGAGCTAGAACGCCTGCTAAAAATTTGGGAAACCGTCGAGGAAGACAAACAACCGTTTGAGCGGGGGATTCAACTGGCCTGCACGGCGGTGTTGGTCTCCCCCCATTTTTTGTATCGGATAGAGCTGGACCCCAAGCCGGATGATCCTAATTTTGTCTATGAACTGAACGATTTTGAACTGGCGACGCGGCTGAGTTATTTTTTGTGGAATAGCATGCCGGATGATGAGTTGTTTGCCCTGGCTGAAAAGGGTGCGCTCCGTCAAGGGAACAATTTGGCCGCGCAGGTCAAACGAATGATGCGCGACCGCAAGGCGCAGGCCCTGGTGGATAACTTTGGCGGGCAGTGGCTGCAAACGCGGCGGCTGGCGGATGTGCAGTTTGACACGACGAAATATAGCGCCTTTGACGACCAACTGCGGGCCGCCATGCAAAAAGAGACCACGCTCTTTTTTGCCACACTTTTGGTGGAGGATCGCAGCGTTCTAGAGTTTTTGGACGCCGACTTTACGTTTCTCAACGAGCGGCTGGCACTCCATTATGGCTTTCCGGGGATTGCCGGCGACCATTTTCGCCGCGTGGACCTTTCCGCCGACAACCCCCTGGCCGCGCGACGGGGGGGACTCCTGGGCATGGCGGGAATTCTGGCCCTCAATAGCAATCCTACCCGCACGTCACCGGTCAAACGGGGCAAATGGATCATGGAAACTTTATTGGGGACTCCCCCTCCCCCCGCGCCGCCGGAAGTCCCCAAACTAGAAGATGACAAGGAAGACCAAGGGCCCCTGGTCGGCACCCTCAAGCAGCGCATGGAGCAACACCGCGCAAATCCCATGTGCGCGTCCTGCCATCGCCAAATGGACAGCATGGGCTTTGGGCTGGAAAACTTTGACGCCTTGGGGGCTTGGCGCGAGCAGGACGGCACCGAGGCGATCGATGCTAGCGGGGTTTTGCCCGGAAATGTCAAATTTTCCGGACCTGTGGAATTAAAACAGATTCTGAAGTCGAAAAAAGAGTTATTCGTCCGCTGTTTAACCGAAAAAATGCTGACTTATGCTGTCGGCCGGGGCCTGGAAGAGTATGATGAAGTCACGGTGGACCGCATTGCGGCCGCTATGGCTAGCCAGGATTACCGTTTTTCCGCGCTCTTGACCGAAATCGTCAACAGCGCTCCCTTTCAACAAAAACGTGGCGCAGGAGTTCGACCATGA